Within Coturnix japonica isolate 7356 chromosome 13, Coturnix japonica 2.1, whole genome shotgun sequence, the genomic segment TACACTACAACAACAGCACGAAGACAGTTTAACTGCCAATTCACACAAAGCTTCATGGTAGATGCTGATACTGGTCATTCACACTTAACCACTGTTAAcccttttctctgcagtacCTTCTACTGTTACTGTGTCAGCACAGCAGGGGATGAGAGACTTGAAACTTATTTGCTACCCATATCCATATACAATATCTTATagttgaaaataaagcaaatccCATTGAATTAGTGCTCTCATACAGAAACCTCTATACAAGTGTAGGTCTAAGCCTGAGATAATGGATAATAAtattcagaagacaaaacacCGTGTCCAACAGAAGACAGGGAAGTTCAGCATTACCTTCTCAAACACCCCTCAAACACTGCCCCAAAATacaccacagctgctgctgggtatCATTCTTTCTGTCTATCACCATTGAGACACTGCTCAGAAGCCCAAAACCTCCTTAATCCTGGAGTAGTGAAAAGCGCAACTCTACACTTCAAAGACCAAAGGGATCCCCTGGATGGACAAAGGTTGTATGCTGGGCTTACGAAATCCTCTCCCTCTGCAGATATGGTCCTATGTTGAAACGCTGCACAAAAGATGCAAATCCACCTGGCACTGCTCTTAATTCCCAACCCCTGAGAAATCCCACAAAATCCCATTTCCAATGGTAAGGAATATCTGACTTCAAGCAGCAAAATAGCCTTTAGCAGAAGAGTTTCTCTGTGCATATTACAGCAAATGTGTTTATGAAAGTTTTGATCGATACACGATGCACTGAGTGCTAAAGATCTCTGGAGTGTCTTATTTCCCCCTTCCTCTTTGAAGAGGTTTTCAGCCTCGAGTGTTTGATTTTCCCCAGCTGTTTTTACCAAAGTTTTTACCATAACACATCACATAAACATCAGCAGAGTTAATGCAAAGTATGTatgtgtaagggaaactgttgatcacagcctgaacctctgattaaccatctgaggtAAGTgatgggtcagctgtgggagcacaggtgaaggtaattgAGCTGTATTCCCAATAGGGCTGTagcctggctgcacctcccctagatcccatttaagggctgaccaccactaaggcaggatctctttctggagattgctcctgtgtggagttttgCAGTGAGCCTTGGCATCAGTGAGCATCTATCCTTACTGTGAGCCTCAACATCGGTGAGCATttgttgtttatcttcttttctgcaTAACCTCTGGTTATCTGTCAACTTTACAATTGTACAATTACAACTGTACAGTGTGTAAATTGTACAATTGTGTATTTAAACAGTACAATAACCCAGCTGACTCAGGCCAGAAGCAGGCATCTATTTCTCTACCCTGGAAACAGTGATTTCCAGCACAAGGGCACAGTTCTTCCTCCACACTTTCCTTTTGGCTCCTAAATGTAACATTACAGAGGGCCTCCTACTATTGCTCTCATCTTTGCTGCCTCACGCTCTTCTCTCCATTCCTTATGCTTTACTCACGTTGCTGTAGCACGCCTTCTGTGGAAGTACAGAGCTCTGCCACCACAGAACGCTGCACAAATGACAACAACAGTGTGTTACAGTGTTCCTTTGCGCAGCTCTATGCTTCCTTGAAGAGTGGTAATGCCTGAAAGGTTTACAAGCTaacaggagcagtgctgtgcagtagCATACAGATGACTTTTAGCAAGACAACCATCCTCCCCAGACAGCAGGTGCTACTTAATACACAGtcaagctaaagaaaaaaagagtccCCAGATAAGCCAGCCATTGCACAGCCCCAGGGAAAAGCCTGCACAACCTAAGAGATGGGGGAGCAGGATGCTGGTGTTGAAGCCTTCTGTACTGCATCTCTCACACCAGGCTCCACACAGTCTAATAACTACCCATTTTATCCCCTCTGCAGCCCAAGTGTTTCACCCTCTTCAAACTGGGGCTCAACAGGAAGCTGGGCTAAAATATGGAACCTCCTCCCAAGCCCACAGTCTGCTCTCCATGGTAATACCAGGTACAAGGAGGAAATGCATGGGATTCTTTCAGTTCACAGCTGCCCACAGGGCTTTGAAAATAGCAACAGGGAAACTGATGAGTGCAGCTGGTCCTATCTGTCCAGATTCAGCAGGTTAAGCGCTGTGATGTCTTATTGCATAAGCTTCCCTCCAGCTTGTTTTGCTTCTATACatgaagcacaaagcaaaagctTAAGCCTCATACGCTTACCAGGGAAACAGTAATACCAAGAAAGTAATTGCTGATGCTCTTGCACCTTATTTGTCtgtaaattaataaattaagaCTGTCCAACATGCTAAATCTGGGGTAGATATTTAGACAGGATCTCTATACTGAGAAAGACTTGAATTTAAGGTTATAGAAAAATGCTGCAGTAGATTCAGGAGTTTTTTCAACCCTCATGGCTCTAAGATAAAGGTTGGGAAAGTGTCAGGAATGATGAGGAGCATTTGCACCTAAATCAAGCCAAGGAAAGCAGGGCTGGATGCCTCCAAGGACCCTTTAAAATACAGGTACCTACTGAGATAATATCCTTaaatgacaaatatatatatatatatatatattttccttatttatttaagaCTGCAGTCCACATGACACCATATAATGCCttacaactgaaaaaacaaaccctagACACCTGAAGGCAATTCTCGTTGTCTGACAACACAACAGGTGAATTACTTTTCCCCCGAGCAGCCGCAGCAGTTCAGCTTTAGGGCAGTTTTCACCCCAACAAACACATCTGTCAGTTGCCTCTTTTGGGtcccctgcagagcagaggttgGGACTAGCTCACGTCATGCAGTGGGATGAGATCACCGCAATCCCCAGCGGACAGCACCACACTGGATGTGTGAGATACGGCTGGTTCATGGGCTGGACTCCATAGAAACTCACGGACTAATTGACTGTGCCAGGAAGGCCTCGTCACTCCCCGCTATGAACAAAGGGCCGTTTGCAGCTCACCTGATTCAAACGGCCGGGCCTGTGTTCACTCAGCGCTCATTTCCTGCCTTGCTAACGAAGCACTGAGGGCACAGCCCTGAACAAAGCCCCGGACTAACACATCCCCAATGGAGTCTCACACTTGTCCCGTACCGAACACCGGGACACCGAGCACAGGCCGCTCCCCTCTCGCCTCCAGCCCAGCCTGGGCCCCGCACCCCGGTACAGCCGCACTCTCTCCAGGCAGGGCCCGTATGAACCCCCAGCCCTAACGCAGGCCGGCAGCAGCCCGGAGGCGGCAGGACGGGCCGGTGTCCCCTGCACAGCACCTGGAATTGTAGCAGCTTCTCGGTCTGTTCCGCCGTCAGCTCCCGCTCCTCAGGCGCCGCCATTTTCCTCCGCCTCTGACCCGCCGCTCCGTCACCCACCGGAAGTGACGCAGCCCGCTCGCACTTCCGCTCGGCTGAGCGGCCGGCTGCCGTTCGTCGATCGTGACCGGAAATGTACGAGTACTTTCCGGAGATTGCCGAAGCACTCTCGGAGCTGTCCGGAAATAGCCGAACTCCATTCACAGTGACCGCGTGCTCGATCCTCCCTATTGGCGCACGAAGATTCCCGAAGGAGCCATTCGGCTATTTCCGGAGATGGCCGGTAACACCCGCTCAACAGCCCGCGGGCGGTGGCCCCACCCAAGATGGCGGAGGCGGAGCCCgctccaagatggcggccgccAGCGGTGTGTGCCCCGAGTGTTCAGAGCCCAGCCGACCCCTCGGCCGGCACAGAGTGCGGGCACTATAatggcagccccagctcctaCAGCGTGAGGGGCGATGAGATGATGCTGAGTtgtgggaggggggaaaggggaggagggaaacGGGGCCGCCCCTCCGTGATGTCAGCGCCGtggccccgcccgccgccgccgcagtGACAGCTCCGGCCGGGCCGAACCGAGCGGGCGGGTCATGGCCGACGACTTCGGCTTCTTCTCCTCGTCCGAGGGCGCCGGGACCGAGGAGGATCCGGCCGCCGCCTTCCTGGCCCAGCAGGAAAGTGAGATCGCGGGCATCGAGAACGACGAAGGCTTCGGGCCCAACGACGGAGACTCGGCCTCCGCCCCCGCAGGGCAGGGCGCCCCAACGGAGCCGGGTGAGCGCCGAGCAGCACCGGGCGGGGCCTCCGCCGTGAGCACGGGGTGGGAGATGGGGTATAAAGGGGGGCTGGGCCCCGGGGCTTTGCCCCACCAAAGGGTGGGGGGGCCCTCCGGTGTATTCGAGGTTCCCCCGAGGTTGGGGGGTCGCTGAGGTGGGATGAGACATCCGTGTTCGGCTGGGTGGCCTCATGGCTGCACTCATAGGCAGGAGAGCGCTTTGGGGTGTAAAATGGAAGGCGTTTCCATTGTGAACATCACGGTCCTAGGCCCAGCAGGTAGAAGGCATTAATCCTGATCTCAAGCCTCCATAtgagccccagccctgcttttAGGGGCTTCAGTAGATAATAGGAGCTCAGTGGTCTGTTATCCGCAAGGACAGAGATACAACACTGTCCTCTTGCTTCTGCCCGCAATGCAGGGAGGCCCCCAGGGCCTCTTTGGCCTGTCTGTAGAATGGTGGTTTCAGCTCTACTTACAGAGTCAGATCTGGGCCtagggagctgctgccagcctcCATGCTAAATGCAGTCATGGAGCTGGATGTAGTTGAAGCTGCGGGGTGAGCACCGTGGGGACAGTGCTACCTTGAGGTACTCTAGTGCTATGGCTGTATGTGCCAGCAGGCCAGCAGAGGCCCCGTGTTTGAGCATGGTCATCATTGGAGAGAGCTCAGGGCCTGAAGTCTTTCATCAAAGCTTCTTTACCCAGTGGCAGAGGGCCACATGCAAGGCATCAGTATGCAGCTCTTGGGGCTGAGAGGGAGAAGGATTGTGCTGCACTGTTGCTGTGAGCTTTGTCCCTGGCGGTGCTGCATTCCTGTCGCAGGCatagagcagctctgcctctgctggGCACTTGGCTGACAGCTTCTGGGTCACCCATCTGTGTGCTGagggaggcagctgctgccttttacAGAGCTGAAGTTGGTTGTTTTCTTACAGCCAGAGCATGATGTCCAGCCCTGTGCCTGGGGGAGTTTCCCTAATCttcagaaaagattaaaaagaaaaagcagtgcaaaCACTATAAAGACATAGAGTGCCCTGGAAGTTTTGTCTGGGAAAGAGGTGCTGGCTGAATCCCTCCAAGGACGGGAGGCCACAGCCTGGCCCAGATCCTGCCTCAGGAATGGCAGGAGTCCCCACGcattctctgcagcagcagctcggGGAGGGTTTGTTGTGTTAATGGCTCTGGACTGTAGAGCAGCACACTGTCCTCTTCCCATCGCTTTCCTGAACAGtctgtatgaagcaaaggggaTCTGGGGTCCTGCTACAACTGGACAGGGACAAGTATGTTGGGAATGTGTCCTCCTCTGGATACTGAAACCTTGCTAGCCCTAACTTGAGCTCCAGCacaccagcacacagctctgctgatgtCCATTACTTGGACCAGCATAGGATCTTTAGTCTGGGACCCATATATGTGAGTCTGTTGTGGATAGTAGTATTGGGTTGGGAATGGCACATCTGCATCCCCAAAGAACTGGCTTGTTTCTGTCTCGTGAACCCCAGCTCCTCCAGGATCATTTCAGTTGTcacagttgtgtttttcttccttattttttctagCTGGTTTCCAGAATGGAGGAGCCACTGTCAATGGAGATGTTTTTCAGGTGAGAGCTCAGGCCCATGTTCTGGCCTGGTGGTACCAAGGAGGATTAGGTGGGTGTGGGGGGAAGATTGCAAACCCTCTGTTCTCTACAAACTCCTCTTTTTCCAGCCTGGAAATCTCTTGGAGGCTGTCAGGGATGTTTGAGAGCATCTCCTGACTGAGTCCAGATCCAGGACAGGGTTTCCAGAGGCGCCTCCTCTGCTAACACATGGCTGTAGCCTTGCCACCAAGTCCAGCAGCGTCTCTCATTAAACTTGCATTCCCCACAGCTGAGGGTGTTTCAGGGGGACACCTGTGTGGGTCTCATCTCCTTCTGGGACCATGTAGCCAAGCTGTGCAGGGTACAGGAGAAGCTGTGCCAGCTCCTGACAAGCCCCCTGTGCTTTGTCTGTGTGTAGTCTACAGGATGATAATCACATCAGATCAGAGATGGGATACACTTAATTAGATTGTGGATCTTGGAGGAGAGCCGTAATCCTCTTGCTTAGCTCCATGTCAGCCAGCAGAAGGGTTTAGGAAAGGTGTTGATGTGGCACACAGCGTGATGCTGGGCCtggtgggagctgtgcaggctgctCAGCTTGGAGAACCACAAGAGGGTCCCGCTTGTGGGCTGGTGGCAAAACAGAGAGCAGTGTACTTACGGGCCCTGACTCAGCTGGGCTCTTTCTGTCTATTGTGGCCCAGCCTAAGGTGGCACTCATTCTTAGGGCTTGCAGCTTAAGTGGTACTTTGGGGCACTGACAAGTGTCCTGGGCTGTCACCAACCTTACGTATCTTGGCTTGTCTTGGTGCTGGGAGTCTGGAGTCCAGTTCTGCATTGTCAGCCCATTGAgaaggctgggctgggctgtgtgagGAGCTGATGCTGATGGCGAGGTGCTTGCATCCTGCAGGAGTCCAACGGGCCCACAGATGCCTATGCAGCCATAGCCAAGGCTGATCGGCTGACCCAGGAACCTGAGAGCATTCGCAAATGGAGGGAGGAGCAGAAGAAGCgcctggaggagctgggtgAGTCCCAAGGCTGTGCGTGGCCATGCTAGTTGTACCACAGAACATGGTGATTGAGATCCTTGGGATCCCTTACCTAGTGGTGATTGCACTGCACCCAAGATGTGCCTTTTGCCCTGTGCCATGTGGGTGTCCCCACCAAAGATCTGTCCTTGGATGCAGGGACACCTTTCAGAGAATGTTCTagtgggggctgggggcaggTTTGGGGTGTCAGTTGGTGACAGTCTGTCTGATGGGGTCTGTCTTACCCTGGCCTTAGATGCGGCATCGAAAGTGACTGAGCAGGAATGGCGTGAGAAGGCCAAAAAGGACCTGGAGGAGTGGAACCTGCGTCAGAATGAGCAGATGGAGAAGAACCGAGCAAACAACAGGTATGTTGGGATGAGTATGGCCCTCTAGGGCCGAGACAGGCAGGGCTCAATGGGAGCAGCTGTTGCAGCCAGATGTGCCTTTCTGTAGTAACCGGGGAGCTCTGTCTCCATAGTGGACCCAGCCTTGCAGAGACAGGCTTTGCCAGACCATGCCCCAGTACTCCAGGCAGCTCTGGTGGCTGTTCAGAGCTGCACTGATCTCGACCGAAGGCTGGGCGAACACAGCAGGATTTGAGGGACTCCTGTCCCATGCGTGGGCCTCACTTTGAGGCAGGGTTGGGAAGCTATGCAGCCCTGTTATTGGCAGTTTTTTCTGATGCTGTGTGTGGCATGGTGAATGGGTCACGCTCCGTGGGAGGATGCTAACCccctctctgtttctctctttctaaCCCTCTGCCTGCCTGTCTGCTCTGCGTTCTCTCTCTGTCTGTGCCTCGGGGCTAGGATCGCTGACAAAGCCTTTTACCAGCAGCCGGACGCCGATGTGATTGGctatgtgtatgtgtgtcttACAGACCATATTCTGCCCTGCACGGTCTGGGGGTCCTTGCCCCAGTACTTTGGCTGCCCAGTCAGGAAGGGGGGGATGGTGGGAGGTAATGGGCCCTGGTGAGGTTCCAGAGGGAGAATGCTTCAGCTGGAGCACCTCTAGATGCTTAGGAAGCAAGCAGAGCTCTTTGAATTGCCCCCTGGAGGAGCTGGTTGAAGGGACAAAGCTGTGGAGTTTAGGGCCTTTAAGGGACTGTCCTAAGGGTGGAAAAGTCTCGAGAGCAGGCAGACGCCCCAGTGCCCCTGGATGAACAATGTCTTAGGtgagtgcagccagcagcagccttgaGCATCCCAGGTCACTGGATCCTAGAGGATGCTGAGTTCATTGTCTGGAGCACTGAGACAGGAGATGGGGACACAATGGGTTCCCAGAGGGGAGGGTCTCCTTGGAAAGAGTTCTGCCAGTGACAACCCTCAACATCTCTGCAGGGCCTCGGAGGAAGCATTCCTGAAGGAGTCCAAGGAGGAAACTCCAGGCTCCGAGTGGGAGAAGGTGGCCCAGCTCTGCGACTTCAACCCCAAGAGCAGCAAGCAAAGCAAGGATGTCTCGCGGATGCGCTCGGTGCTCATCTCCCTCAAACAGACACCCCTGTCCCGCTAGCTGCCATCTGGCACAGCCAGGAGTGCAGCAGGGCAAGGCCCTCATATGGCCTTATCCTGCTGCTCACCAGGGCAGATGGCATCATGGGGTCAGCCCACACGAGGGGCCTATGCCCTACCTGCCCTCTGGTCTCTGGCGTGTACCTTGGCTGTGCTCAAGTCAATGGTTGTAACTCTCCCcatggttttcctttgcttaaaaGGTGCATTGGTCTCTTTTTACACTTATTTATTACTGTGGCATTTCCCTGGGAAGTGACGCTGGGTGGCAGAGCTGAGTTAGCAGAGGAGCCTCCAGCCAGAGTCAGCCCAGCTGCCTGGCAGGGTGAGAGGGAGAACACCTCCCACTCGGTGTCCTCCATCTCATCCAGGGCTGCACTCAGAGCAAACTTGCCCACCTCCTTTATCTGATATTTTGTCCCAGCCCTGGGGCAGAGATACTGGGGGGAGCCTTGGTTTCTTTCTACCCTCCTGTGGGTTTTAGAGCAGAACTGGCTGTAGGGCTGGGGTTGAGGAACAGCCTAGGCTCATCTCCACAACACAAGGTCCCACAGGGAGCATGGCAGAAGCATGATGCCCCAGGGCTGGTGGGAATGGAGGGATGTGAGTGTGGGCACTCTACCTGGCCATGCATTCCAAAAAGTTAGCAGCTGTATTGTCGATATCCCATCtgccctgtggggctgctcttGGCAGACAGCTCTGTGGTCAAGGGCGCTAAAAAGAGGCTGCAGGACAAGCAGGCAGGGTGCTTCTTGTCCCCTCTACAAGGCCACTGGCTTTGGGAAGGCCACTGGAAGATGGAGTGCCAGGCTTTGGGGGTCcttggctctgctctgtgccttcccCTACTCTGAGGGAGGCAGCTGGAGGTTGTGTGGCTGCAGAGAAGCAGGTAGCAAGGTCCAGCTGCTGTGGGATAAGCCAAACCTCCAGCTCCCTCACCTAGAGGTGTGTAACGGGATTAGGCAGAGGTTTGGTGCTACGGCTTTTACTGTCCCTGGAGAACAAATCACACATCTATCTGCAGCTGgacagctgctctgtggcttCAGTCTGGCCCATGTGCCACTGGATCTGCACACCAAAGGCAGCATGGCAAGATGTAGGTCCTGCTCATTGCCTCATTAGGTGCACTTTCCAGCCCAAACtcacctttttctccttgcttggCAGGTCTGGCACTGGCCCCTCTGGCTTTGAGCCCCAGCCCTGGAAGGGCTGCTGAAGGGGGTTGATGGGTCTGCTTACACCTCgcagcagagcagcttgctGTGAGCTCATGCCCCTCCACTGGCCCATTGTGGATTGGTGAAGGGCCTGCAGCAACAGCCTGAGGGGACATGGAGCAGAATGCATAAACCATttgtcagagctgtgctgcagagccctgttCCACCAGTAAATTCAGTATGCAGAGCTCTCTTGCACAAATCAAGGTTGTCTGCCTTACTGCTTCAGTGTTGGAGGGATGACCTGGCACTGTAGCTGTGGGGATTGGGCACAGcagaagctctgcagctgtCTGACAGGCCTGGAGAATGCTGTCATCTTTGGTAGTGGGCTGGAAAAGGGAATGGGTATGTAGGAATAACTTTGTTTTGTGCTGGAATCGAGCTCCCTTGTCTGCAGGGCTGATCACTCCTCTGTGTCTCTGCACTGTAGCACATATAGGCATCTCTGCTGTGGTGCAGGATGGACCCAGGGATCTGGCTTCCTGCATCTGCCtttctttgcagagcagctggaagagcCTCTGGCTGCGCTCTGGGCCTGCAGTCCCAGCAAACAGGCTCTGCAGTCCCCTGGCTGCCGTGCACCCTGTGTCGGGCAGGGCATCTCGGGGAGCAGTGCCCACTGCTGTTCTACATCCCTTTGGCTTTGGTATATGTGACTGTTCAAATCACCTGTTAAAATAAACCGACATCTCCAAACTGAGCCTACAAGGCACTGTTGTCTTTATCCTTCAGCATGTGTGCTTAGGAGAATCTATACCTGCAAAGCCTGCAGGAAGGACAGTGCTGTTGGAGGATCACATCCTCAGGCTACAGGGTTTGCTCTGAGCTGAGACAAGCAGCAGGATGAGGGGGCAGCTGCTCTCCTGTGGGACTCAGAGCCCCATATGTGATGATGTTTGCCATAGTGAGGGAGATACAGCTCAAAATGCAGCTCCTGGGAATGGGATCCTGCCCAGCAGTTGGTCCCAGCTCATGTGATGCAGCAAGTCGTGCAGAAGTGACCtcagagaaagcagctgaagcacCAGTGCTTTGCAAAGAACACGAACAATCTGCTTGGGAACCCAAGTTGTTTGCACAGGGTGTTA encodes:
- the CLTB gene encoding clathrin light chain B isoform X2 gives rise to the protein MADDFGFFSSSEGAGTEEDPAAAFLAQQESEIAGIENDEGFGPNDGDSASAPAGQGAPTEPAGFQNGGATVNGDVFQESNGPTDAYAAIAKADRLTQEPESIRKWREEQKKRLEELDAASKVTEQEWREKAKKDLEEWNLRQNEQMEKNRANNRASEEAFLKESKEETPGSEWEKVAQLCDFNPKSSKQSKDVSRMRSVLISLKQTPLSR
- the CLTB gene encoding clathrin light chain B isoform X1 translates to MADDFGFFSSSEGAGTEEDPAAAFLAQQESEIAGIENDEGFGPNDGDSASAPAGQGAPTEPAGFQNGGATVNGDVFQESNGPTDAYAAIAKADRLTQEPESIRKWREEQKKRLEELDAASKVTEQEWREKAKKDLEEWNLRQNEQMEKNRANNRIADKAFYQQPDADVIGYVASEEAFLKESKEETPGSEWEKVAQLCDFNPKSSKQSKDVSRMRSVLISLKQTPLSR